Below is a genomic region from Triticum dicoccoides isolate Atlit2015 ecotype Zavitan chromosome 5A, WEW_v2.0, whole genome shotgun sequence.
gactatattcggacttcggaaaggttccgagtgattcaggtatttttcggagtaccggagagttacgggaattcgccggggagtatatgggccttattgggccatacgggaatagagaagATAGGCCAaatggaaggaggcctgcgcccccccccctctggtccgaattggacaagggatgcagcccccttttccttctccctctcctcctctttccttcactcctactccaacaaggaaaggaggagtcctactcccggtgggagtaggactcctcccttggcgcgccctcctcctaggccggccgcctccccccttgctcctttatatacagtggcagggggcacctctagacacacaagttgatcaagttgatcgtctcttagccgtgtgcggtgcccccctccaccatagtccacctcaataatactgtagcagtgcttaggcgaagtcctgcgtcggtaaaacatcaacatcgtcaccacgccgtcgtgctgacgaaactctccctcaacactcggctggatcggagttcgagggacgtcatcgggctgaacgtgtgctaaactcggaggtgccgtatgttcggtacttgatcggtcggatcgtgaagacgtacgactacatcaaccgcattgtgctaacgctttcgctttcggtctacgagggtacgtgtaaaacactctcccctctcgttgccatgcatcaccatgatcttgcgtgtgcataggaaatttttgaaattgctacgttccccaacatattatCGCCCTCaaccctttgtgttctactcatgcatataacatctacgcatagacctggctcggatgccactgtaggggaacacaatatttcaaaattttcctacaatcacgcaagatctatctaggagatgcatagcaacgagaggggaaagtgtgtccacgtaccctcgtagatcgaaagcagaagcgtttagtaacgcggttgatgtagtcgaacgtcttcgtgatccaaccgatcctagcaccaaacatacggcacctccgtgtttagcacacgttcagcatgatgacgtccctcgagctcttgatccagttgaggacgagggagagttctgtcatcatgacggcgtgttgacggtgatgatgaagttaccggcgcagggcttcgcctaagcactacgacaatatgaccgaggtgtgtaactgtggaggggggggggtaccgcacacagctaagagaagacttggtatgcctttggggtgcccccctcccacgtatataaaggagggggaaagaggaggccgGCCCNNNNNNNNNNNNNNNNNNNNNNNNNNNNNNNNNNNNNNNNNNNNNNNNNNNNNNNNNNNNNNNNNNNNNNNNNNNNNNNNNNNNNNNNNNNNNNNNNNNNNNNNNNNNNNNNNNNNNNNNNNNNNNNNNNNNNNNNNNNNNNNNNNNNNNNNNNNNNNNNNNNNNNNNNNNNNNNNNNNNNNNNNNNNNNNNNNNNNNNNNNNNNNNNNNNNNNNNNNNNNNNNNNNNNNNNNNNNNNNNNNNNNNNNNNNNNNNNNNNNNNNNNNNNNNNNNNNNNNNNNNNNNNNNNNNNNNNNNNNNNNNNNNNNNNNNNNNNNNNNNNNNNNNNNNNNNNNNNNNNNNNNNNNNNNNNNNNNNNNNNNNNNNNNNNNNNNNNNNNNNNNNNNNNgtcctacttggactcccggtccaagtaggattcgcccccccccctttcctattccaactaggagaaggagggaaggaggaagaggggagaaggaaagagaggggcaccgctcctcctagtccaattcggaccagccaggggggccaccccttgaggcccttctctcctttccactaaatcccattaaggcccactacttccccggggagttccagtaacctcccggtactccggaaaatacccgaaacactacggaaccattccggtgtccgaatataaccttccaatatatcaatctttacctctcgtccatttcgagactcctcgtcatgtccgtgatctcatccgggactccgaacaaacttcggtcatcaaatcacataactcataatataaatcgtcatcgaacgttaagcgtgcggaccctatgggttcgagaactatctagacacgaccgagacacatctcctgtcaataaccaatagcggaaactggatgcttatattggctcctacatattcttcgaagatctttattggtcaaaccgcataacaacatacattgttccctttgtcattggtatgttacttgcccgagattcgatcatcggtatcatcatacctagttcaatctcgtcaccgacaagtctctttactcgttccgtaatgcatcatccctcaactaactcattagtcacattgcttgcaaggctcatagtgatgtgcattaccgtgagggcccagagatacctctccgatacacggagtgacaaatcctaatctcgatctatgccaactcaacaaacaccatcagagacacctgtagagcatctttataatcacccagttacgttgtgacatttgattgcacacaaggtgttcctccggtattcgggagttgcataatctcataataagaggaacatgtataagtcatgaagaaagcaatagcggtaaaactaaacaatcattatgctaagctaacataagggtcttgttcatcacatcattctttaatgatgtgatcccgttcatcaaatgacaacacatgtctatgattaggaaacttaaccatctttggttaacgagctagtctagtagaggcatactaggaacactctgtttgtctatgtattcacacatgtactaagtttccggttaatacaattctagcatgaataataaacattgatcatgatataaggaaatataaataacaactttattattgcctctagggcatatttccttcagctgcaaGATAAGGGCGACATAAGCCTTGATCTTCTCGTCAGTTTGACGTGGATGGGGAGCCTCATGGTTGTTTATGGTAAAATTTCAAGCCTCCCAAACATGCCATAGGGTCACCACCTGGACAATACGCACCTGATCAGAGGATCTTGCCAAGAAGTCAAAAATTCGATGCCTTTGGGACATAAATACACCACAATGCAGGTTGAAGCTATATTCCTCTTTGATGACATCCAGACGTCCCTAACATGTGGAAAAAGCAACAAAAGGTGCTCAAGAGATTCATATCGAGCACAAAAACAACATAGTTCAAAATTGGGTACCTGACGACGTTTAAGTTGATCCCCGGCTGGTAAGCAATCCTTTGAAAAAAACCATAAGACCACCTTTATCTTGCCATGTGCTTTGATAGACCACAACATCTTCCATCCCTTTTTTTGGGAAGAAATATTGGAGATCAAACCTTGACCATTCTTAATATGAGACTCTAGAAAGTGTGCAGACCGAGCCATATTGTAGACTGATCGCATAGTATATTTCCCAAACCTTGTGAAAGGCCATCAAACAAAATCCTCGAAATTCCTATTAATAGGGATCCGAAGAATCTCAAAGGAGACATCGTTCAGAAAGAAGGCACGTACCTTCTGTTCATTCCAAGACCCGCTGTCCTCATCCATTAGGCAGTGAACTTTAGCAATGGCAGGAATAGGAGAGGGTTGGATTGATTTGTTATGTGTGTAGTTGGCTAGTTTTTTAGATGGAGTTTTTGAGTTGGGTTTTGGACTCCCTTCCTACTTTGTGCTAGGATGAACTCTCCTGTAATTGCCTTTGCTATCTTTTATAAAGGAAAGGTACATATTTTGTGTACTCCAAACAAAAAAACTCTTTTTATTTAGTTGGCCCCCGCTAATTCTCTGAAATTAAACCTTTTCCCCTTGGATTCCTAAAAAGATCTTGTATCAATTGACATGATTGAAGTATTTTTTTATTGAGTTAGAGATATCACAGTTTTACATGAGGTCTTGTAGATGTGTTTCATTTTGTGATTGAAGGATTGTCGTCGTACAATGACTGACACTACAAGGTTCCGTGAGGCACGTGCATTTATTAGCACATGAATTTGTTCGAATGAACACCAAAAAGTACGAAGACAAGAATCTAGCCTTGATTGTTGCCTTTAAAGCAACTTTATAGAGTTGATTTATGCCCCATGATAACAACAAGAAAACTAGAGGATCACAATAACATGTGATTCAGTTACAATAGTTCTTCTCCCTTTGGACGATGTGATTAGACCGCCGATTGCTTCTAGAGGAATAAGATTGGACAAAGTGCAACCTTTGTCAGCTTTTGGAGGAAGCGGGAGACTTCTGTTCATATACTCTTGGGAGATATGGAACAAATAAAATGATACAAATTTAGGAATCATTCTTCAATGCCACCAATATTTATAGCCAAGAATAGAAAAGAAGGCAATGGAGAGTAGACTTTTTGTTTaatatatttcctttccttttgggGAATGCATGCACATATTTAAGATCCTTTTTTTAGATGTAAGATCCCTTTTTTATTTAGTAAAGTGTGGCAAACTTTTCACCCTTGTTAAAGGCAGCCTACAAACCAACAAAGAAAGGAAATGGAAAGAAAACCAGGAGCCCATGATCACACGTGATTCGGAAGCACGCAGAACGTGGCGCCGCGCCGAGGCGCATCCGGATTTTAAAAGCCACCGCACGCAATCCCGGCCGTCCAGCGCGACGCCGACCGTTCAGATGGCCTTGGGGACGTGTCCCGTGCGCCCCCCTACCCCGCCACGTGCATAGCCGGCCGGCTCGGCTCGGCGCGGTCGCCGTCCAAAAAAACTCGgaccagccctcctcccaccgaatCGGAAAGACAGAGAAGCAAATCGCGACTCGCCATGGCTCCTCCGGCCACgcctctccccttcctcctcctcctcgccacgcTCCTCGCGGCCGCCGAGCCCGAGGCCTTCGACGTCCGCCGCCACCTCTCCACCGTCACCAGGTACCCCTCCCCCTCAGCCCCCTCCCTCTCTGTCGTCTCTCCAAGCGCCGCCTGATCCCCGGCTAGTTCGCCGGTGGATTCGCGGTGGAGCGGGGTTCGAGCTAGCCTCGGATGCGAGCGAGGTGGTTGCCCAGGCCGTGGTGTTGGGGACGGAGACGGGGGCTTGCGGAGATGGTAGGGTTTAACTTTAACCCCCTTTGGTGGTGATTTTCGCAGGTACGATGTGTCCAGGGCGTCCAACAGCGTGGTCTCCGCGCCCTCTATCTCGGATGAGTGCCGCGTGATCCACCTCAATCTCGTCGTGAGTTTCATTTCCCCTGCATTCCACACATTTCTGTGCCAACATTTCGCCACCCAGTTCCAGTGTGAACTCGGTCTCCAGTACTGCTTGGAAGGGATTGAAACCAAGTACTTAGCAGTCGTGTCGGTGATATGCCATATGGTGTTAGTCTGTTTTCCTGAGTTATTTAAGCATTGCCATAGTTCAGGAATTAATAGATGTTGATGACTGACCTGAAATGGAACAATATTCTGCGGAGTCTGCTTGTTATTTCCCCACTGTGTACTACTTGTGTAGGATAAAATTGGCTGAATTCATTCGATACTTTTATTTACCAGGCAAGACATGGGACCCGTGCTCCTACCAAGAAGAGAATCAAGGAGTTGGATAGGCTGGCTGTGCGGTTGGGGACTTTAGTAGATGAGGCAAAACAAGGATCTGACACTGCTTCTCTGAAGAAAATTCCATCATGGATGAAGGGGTGGGAGTCAAGTTGGAAGGGTAGGGTCAAAGGGGGCGAACTGGTTAGCGAAGGTGAGGAAGAGCTGTTCAATTTTGCTAACCGAGTGAAGGAGAGGTTTCAGGACCTGTTTGATGAGGAATATCATCCAGACGTGTACTCAATAAGAGCAACCCAGGTAAGCTCGACAGGTTCTTGCCATACTTAACACGTTCATATCAACACATTTTAGGATTCTTGGTTTACCAAGTCTCATGTGTTAGTCATTATCAGATGAAACAGGAATAAATATATAGCATTTGGCAGAAACTCAGTTTACCGAGTCTCAATGTGTTGCAAACCAAGTACTACTTCTGTAAACTAGTGATCTAAAACGTCTTCTATTAGTTTGGacattgttgctgttgctgttgatgATTTCCAGTTGAGTTATAATGTTATTGAGTTTGACTGTCGCTTAGTGTGGCTAACTATTGCTGTATGTTTGAGATGCAGGTTCCTCGAGCATCAGCTAGTGCAGTAGCATTTGGTTTGGGGCTACTTTCTGGGAAAGGAAAGCTTGGAGCAGGAAATAACCGTGCCTTCTCTGTTCTGAGTGAGAGTCGTGCAAGTGATATTTGTCTGCGATTCTTTGATAGCTGTAAAACATACAAGGTACTATTCGTGGTAGCAATAACATCGTTGAGAAATAAAGAACACACTTTAAGAATATAAAATGCTTATGCGACTTGGCATTGTTATTCCTTTTGGTTTGGTTGCTCGCGTTTTGTAGCTGAAAGAGAAAGACTAAAACTGTCAGTTCTTGTGCAAATGGTACTTTCGTGTTGGCATGTTGCTTTAACTAAGTACTCAATATCACATAGCATAGCACAAAGATTTATGATCAATCTGCACATGTACTTATACGAGTTTGCACTTAGTATGTCATGCTTTGCTGCATTCCTTGTTCTTCCACCTGTTGGTTAGGTAGTTTTATGTTGGACATCAGTTTTTGTTCCTTCATTCTTCATTGGTGTGTTCTAGCATTCACTCTTGCAAACAATTTCCTAGGCACACCTCTTAGTTTTTATATGTAATTTTGTTCTCATTTCTATTAAACTATCAGCGGTAGCTTGCAGTTCGGCATGCTATGCGCTGTATCTTTTCTTCCTCTGTACAACTGTGGCCTTGTTATGGCGCTATTGATGTGCTATTTTTGCCCAAAATGTATAACCACAATAATATGTTCAGGACTACAGGAAAAGAAATGAGCCTGATGTTGACAAGCAAAAGGAACCAATTCTAGAACATGTCACATCTGCTTTAGTCAGCCGTTATCACCTCAAGTTTACAACACAGGATGTTTCTTCCCTCTGGTTCCTCTGCAAACAGGTATTTACTTGCCTCTGGGAGCTAGAGTATGGTGTGGCACACTTTGGACATTTTGTCAGTTGTCTTTTCTTTTTGCAGGAAGCATCTTTGCTGAATATTACCAATCAAGCTTGTCAACTTTTCAATGAAGATGAGGTAGGTTGCTTTCACATTTCAGCTTTTCTTAAGCAATTTCACTACTAAAACTCTATGCCATACTAGTCTATGCCCTGCCAGCATTCAGTCAGACGGCACACATCCTATTACTCTTCTGTAGGAAGTATATGATCTGTATACAATTTGATTCCATGGACATGGTTCCTTTTTAGTTATTTCATAAGAACCATAACCTCAGTGACCTTGATCTGTTAAGAAAATGATACATCCCAGTTAATGAAGTTGCTTAAGTTTGTCATAGTTCGACGATCAAACTATTATTAAGGCAGATCCACTATCAGTTCAGTTATGTACTTGTGGTTGCCTCACTGGTCAGATCCTGTTAGGAATCCACATCATACCATAAAGAAGTATTTTCATAGCTAGGATTGCAAGCTTCTGACATGCAACTCTAGTAGTCTAGTTTAATTGTTCTTAGTTTGAATATAGTTTATTGACTCACCATGCTAGCTGCCTTTTTTGTCAAATAGTTGCTGCCTTTTAATTTTAACGAAAGTATTATCATCGCCATACTTCATGCAAAGACCCTGATTTGTCCTATTAATGTCAACTCGTTAGGCAGCTGTAATTCTCAGAATTAACAATGGGCCCTGATCGCCATACTTCATGCAAAGAGCCTGATTTGTCCTATTAATATCAACTCGTTAGGCAGCTGTAATTCTCAGAATTAACAATGGGCCCTGATTTGTCCTATTAATGCCAACTTCTTTGTTTAGGTTCATTTGCTAGAGTGGACAGATGATTTGGAGGGTTTTGTGCTTAAAGGTTATGGTGAGTCAATAAACTATAAAATGGGACTGCCATTGCTCAAGGATGTTGTCCAGTCGATGGAAGAAGCAATCATAGCTAGAGAAGGTAACACTATCTCCCATGTTCTTAGAAAAAAACATGCTTCTTGCTGGAAAAATACCTGCACCCTACCTTCTTACTTTTTCCCCTTTGTGGATGCCACTATGATCTGGAATTCTTTTAGCACCAGATACACATCATTTTATGAGTCTCTTGTGGTAGCTTACTACTCCATAAAGATCATGTAATACTCTGGAGTAGGTGTGTATTAGCTAGAACATGCAATACTTACACAGTAAACAGA
It encodes:
- the LOC119303786 gene encoding multiple inositol polyphosphate phosphatase 1-like, whose translation is MAPPATPLPFLLLLATLLAAAEPEAFDVRRHLSTVTRYDVSRASNSVVSAPSISDECRVIHLNLVARHGTRAPTKKRIKELDRLAVRLGTLVDEAKQGSDTASLKKIPSWMKGWESSWKGRVKGGELVSEGEEELFNFANRVKERFQDLFDEEYHPDVYSIRATQVPRASASAVAFGLGLLSGKGKLGAGNNRAFSVLSESRASDICLRFFDSCKTYKDYRKRNEPDVDKQKEPILEHVTSALVSRYHLKFTTQDVSSLWFLCKQEASLLNITNQACQLFNEDEVHLLEWTDDLEGFVLKGYGESINYKMGLPLLKDVVQSMEEAIIAREENYPDGTYEKARLRFAHAETLVPFTCLLGLFLEGSDFEKIQREEPLDLPPMPPQRRNWKGALVAPFASNNMLALYQCPGKNDGNKTSQDQKSSYFLQVLHNEAPVSMPGCSNKDLCPFEEFKEKIVKPHLKHDYNMLCKKPGVAAEEEPSSFSSKLNFFLDLLSRKGYRFKGQDVKTEL